One Methanobrevibacter thaueri genomic region harbors:
- a CDS encoding 50S ribosomal protein L37e yields MSKGTPSMGKKNKKTHIRCRRCGRNTYHIRKKVCASCGFGKSKKLRRYSWQNKKPTTRQRLV; encoded by the coding sequence ATGTCAAAGGGAACTCCATCAATGGGTAAAAAGAATAAAAAGACCCATATCAGATGTAGAAGATGTGGTAGAAACACTTATCACATACGTAAAAAAGTCTGTGCTTCTTGTGGATTCGGTAAATCCAAAAAACTCAGAAGATACAGTTGGCAAAACAAAAAACCAACTACTAGACAAAGATTAGTTTAG
- a CDS encoding LSm family protein — MSGQNVQRPLDALGKSVDSPVLIKLKGDREFRGILKSFDLHMNLVLNDAEELQDGEVTRRLGVVLIRGDNIVYISP; from the coding sequence ATGAGCGGACAAAATGTTCAAAGACCACTTGATGCATTAGGAAAATCAGTTGACTCTCCAGTTTTAATAAAACTTAAAGGAGATCGTGAATTTAGAGGTATACTTAAGAGCTTTGATTTACATATGAACTTAGTTCTTAATGATGCAGAAGAGTTACAAGACGGAGAAGTTACTAGAAGACTCGGTGTTGTGCTCATTAGAGGAGACAATATTGTTTACATTTCACCATAG
- a CDS encoding type II toxin-antitoxin system antitoxin SocA domain-containing protein, with translation MKFNRTKYIDLIMYILTQCSYKPNFGKTMLCSLLYFIDFNHYELYGRLMTNETYIKSKRGIQPAHFREVMNDLISGGYLFFRKEPYYNRLVNKYYPIVIPNVKFSEMELELIRYCLNKLSNRNAYSITKYAIKDPPIIIAGLGDEIDFRYVFSRDKEYSILKDMH, from the coding sequence ATGAAATTCAACCGCACCAAATATATTGACTTGATAATGTACATTCTCACCCAATGCTCATATAAGCCCAATTTCGGAAAGACCATGCTCTGCAGCCTATTATATTTTATCGACTTCAACCACTACGAGCTTTACGGACGGCTGATGACAAACGAGACTTACATCAAGTCAAAAAGGGGCATACAGCCTGCACATTTCAGGGAAGTAATGAACGACCTGATCTCAGGAGGATATCTCTTTTTCAGAAAGGAACCCTATTACAACCGATTGGTGAACAAGTACTATCCGATCGTCATTCCCAACGTCAAATTCAGTGAAATGGAACTTGAACTTATAAGATACTGCCTGAACAAGTTAAGCAACAGAAATGCCTACAGCATAACGAAATATGCAATTAAAGACCCTCCCATCATAATTGCCGGACTTGGGGATGAAATAGACTTCAGATATGTCTTTTCAAGGGATAAGGAATATTCCATTTTGAAGGACATGCATTAA
- a CDS encoding RNA-binding protein — MAIKVKKRNFLKKKKIKEIKSQLGEYGNLLQGKKNVEILEAEPNSFILVDGEPYIIIIDEKPFPTLKAALANEIDAKTVTVDMGAIRFVSNGADIMSPGIVATSEDVEAGDIVLIIDETHGKPLAIGVSLISGEEMVANDSGKAVETKHYVGDDIWNFEI; from the coding sequence ATGGCGATAAAAGTTAAAAAAAGAAATTTCCTAAAAAAGAAGAAAATTAAAGAGATAAAATCACAATTGGGCGAATACGGAAACCTTCTTCAAGGAAAGAAGAACGTTGAAATACTTGAAGCTGAGCCTAATTCATTCATTTTAGTAGATGGCGAACCTTACATCATAATAATCGATGAAAAACCATTCCCTACACTAAAGGCGGCACTGGCAAATGAAATCGATGCAAAAACAGTAACCGTTGACATGGGAGCAATACGCTTTGTAAGCAACGGTGCTGACATCATGAGTCCTGGAATAGTTGCAACATCCGAGGACGTCGAAGCGGGCGACATAGTATTGATCATTGATGAGACCCATGGAAAGCCGCTGGCAATTGGAGTGAGCTTAATCAGCGGTGAGGAAATGGTTGCAAACGATTCAGGAAAGGCAGTTGAAACCAAGCATTATGTCGGAGACGACATCTGGAACTTTGAGATATAA